Proteins encoded within one genomic window of Dyadobacter chenhuakuii:
- a CDS encoding DoxX family protein: MKQQDLKTAGRILLGASLVYAGISHLTFARKEFRAQVPDFIPLKKDDTVVYSGIAEIALGAALIATPQEHRPKIGKFAAAFFTAVFPGNITQYTHQRDAFGLDTDKKRLVRLFFQPVLVWWALASTR; encoded by the coding sequence ATGAAACAACAAGATTTAAAAACCGCAGGCAGGATATTGCTGGGAGCAAGTCTGGTTTATGCAGGCATCAGTCATTTAACATTCGCCAGAAAAGAGTTCCGCGCACAGGTCCCTGACTTTATTCCACTTAAAAAGGACGACACTGTAGTCTATTCCGGGATCGCAGAAATCGCCCTCGGAGCTGCTTTGATCGCCACACCTCAGGAACACCGCCCCAAAATCGGAAAGTTCGCTGCTGCATTCTTCACCGCCGTTTTTCCCGGCAACATCACTCAATACACCCACCAGCGAGACGCATTCGGACTCGATACGGATAAGAAGCGTTTAGTAAGGTTGTTTTTTCAGCCGGTGTTAGTATGGTGGGCGCTGGCGAGCACGCGTTGA
- a CDS encoding GIN domain-containing protein, translating into MINLFYVSVFALMCSTVVGQGMKTEIVGNKQMTNSSREIPNFSHLRIIGLDVDLQKGQTNSISLTAESNIIEHIASKVDGDTLVIHYERNQPLRNVTSPKIMLTYSNGINSILGSVSNIKLLSPLENDDLVVKLQTKSSITGMVKLNSLNLRMETSCNAALSGSANDMHAELFTKSNLNARDLAIKNLDIVEETHCKSELNVSEQLTAKLFVESTLNNVGNAKPDITYPSMDQMTSMKSFSRNVDMFKFN; encoded by the coding sequence ATGATAAATCTATTCTATGTTTCCGTATTTGCTTTAATGTGCAGCACAGTGGTAGGTCAGGGCATGAAGACTGAAATTGTAGGCAATAAGCAAATGACAAATTCGAGTCGGGAGATTCCAAATTTCAGTCATTTAAGAATTATCGGACTGGATGTGGATTTACAAAAAGGACAAACCAATTCTATTTCTTTGACAGCAGAATCAAATATCATTGAGCACATCGCAAGTAAGGTCGATGGCGACACGCTTGTTATTCATTACGAGAGAAATCAGCCATTAAGAAATGTCACAAGCCCTAAAATAATGCTGACTTACAGTAACGGTATAAACAGCATATTGGGTAGCGTTTCTAACATCAAATTACTTTCTCCACTTGAAAATGATGATCTGGTTGTAAAACTTCAAACCAAATCATCCATTACCGGAATGGTTAAATTGAATTCCTTAAACCTAAGGATGGAAACGTCATGTAATGCTGCATTAAGCGGATCAGCGAATGACATGCATGCCGAATTATTCACAAAAAGCAACTTGAATGCAAGGGATTTGGCAATAAAGAACCTAGACATTGTTGAAGAAACGCACTGCAAGTCCGAATTGAATGTTTCAGAACAACTTACAGCCAAATTATTTGTTGAAAGCACACTCAATAATGTGGGTAATGCAAAGCCAGATATCACTTATCCGTCTATGGACCAGATGACTTCTATGAAATCATTCAGCCGGAATGTTGATATGTTTAAGTTTAATTGA
- a CDS encoding response regulator — MASRIIIFDDNQERLNSVSMLLNLSDGFVCTGTFPNANNLLVNITESKPDLVLMDIDMPGINGIDATILIRRHFGALPVLIQTNFEEDERIFGSLQAGANGYLLKKTSPERFIESLREALEGGAPMTGSIATKVLRYFSAETIAKKDYHLTEREKHILGFLVKGYSYKLIAAECGIAYNTVNNHIRNIYDKLYVNSATEAVSLAIRERLV; from the coding sequence ATGGCGTCAAGGATCATTATTTTCGACGATAATCAGGAAAGATTGAACAGCGTGTCCATGCTCCTCAATCTCTCCGACGGTTTCGTGTGCACCGGAACTTTCCCAAATGCCAACAACCTTCTGGTCAACATTACCGAATCGAAACCGGACCTTGTGCTCATGGATATAGACATGCCCGGAATTAACGGCATAGATGCAACTATCCTGATCAGAAGGCATTTTGGCGCATTGCCCGTGCTCATCCAAACGAACTTTGAAGAAGATGAGCGGATTTTTGGCAGTCTGCAAGCCGGTGCCAATGGATATTTATTAAAAAAGACAAGTCCGGAGCGGTTTATCGAGAGTTTGCGGGAGGCGCTTGAAGGCGGCGCGCCTATGACCGGCAGCATTGCCACCAAAGTCCTGCGCTACTTTTCTGCTGAAACCATAGCTAAAAAAGACTACCACCTGACCGAGCGTGAGAAGCACATATTGGGTTTTCTGGTCAAAGGTTACAGCTATAAACTAATCGCCGCAGAATGTGGCATTGCCTACAACACAGTAAATAACCACATCCGCAATATCTACGACAAACTTTACGTAAACAGCGCCACAGAAGCAGTAAGCCTGGCGATCAGGGAAAGGCTGGTTTGA